From the Alphaproteobacteria bacterium genome, the window TGCCACGAGCGGGCGTGGCCCGACGGCTACCAGGCCCTGCGCGGCGGCGCCATCGGCCACATCCACATCAAGGACGTGTGGGCCGACACCGCCCGCTCATGGCTGGAGGTGCGGCCGATGGGCCAGGGCATGCTGGCCGAGGCCTTCGCGCCGATCGCCGCCGCGCTGCGGGCCGAAGGCTATGCCGGCGCGATCAGCTACGAAAGCGTCTACCACCCGGGCAACGGCGTGTTCGAGGACGGCTTCCGCCAGTGCATCGGCACCTTCCTCGCGCTGTTCGGCCCGGCCGCCTGAGGGCGGCACCGAAGCGGCCTCAGTGCTGCACCACCCGGATCTTCGACTTGTCCTTGTGCTTGTCCCAATCGAGGTCGTCGATCGCCTCCCCCTTCAGGATATGGCCGAGCACGTCGTCGAAGCGCACCGCTTCGGCGAATGCGATCGCCGTATAGACCAGCGGCTGC encodes:
- a CDS encoding sugar phosphate isomerase/epimerase; translation: CHERAWPDGYQALRGGAIGHIHIKDVWADTARSWLEVRPMGQGMLAEAFAPIAAALRAEGYAGAISYESVYHPGNGVFEDGFRQCIGTFLALFGPAA